A genomic segment from Xiphophorus maculatus strain JP 163 A chromosome 6, X_maculatus-5.0-male, whole genome shotgun sequence encodes:
- the epb41l3 gene encoding band 4.1-like protein 3 isoform X6 — MSGGFRFFAPLKTQDSEAKQPQAKKEAEKGKSKAAADPASPQNQPEQLPAAVGHSTPARKEQEQQEEDQESHRSSTSRLSRSPLRGVKKVKMMQCKITLLDGSDYSVNVEKRAKGQVLLDKVCEYLNLLEKDYFGITYRDIESQKNWLDPSKELKKQIRNGPWNFSFNVKFYPPDPSQLCEDITRYYLCLQLRDDVVSGRLPCSFATHTLLGSYTVQSELGDYDLEELGSDYISEIRFAPNQTKELEEKVMELHKTYKGMTPAVAEIHFLENAKKLSMYGVDLHHAKDSEGVEIMLGVCASGLLIYRDRLRINRFAWPKILKISYKRNNFYIKIRPGEFEQFESTIGFKLPNHRAAKRLWKVCVEHHTFFRLVSPEAPPKKFLSLGSKFRYSGRTQAQTRSASAQIARPAPLFERSSSKRYNMSRSLDGAPITENHETPVKGNATDGAPKVIAKEDIITTVTTERKAEEENAEREDAQEVAAETDATTPLRHDTKPPSPAYASDPLRSELSLPSSPISSTKVRRRRRESGRKRASSVSPAKSCGGGCWRRQARADRKAALLEEQALLLSARKQRLERGGRRGAGGGTLFSFSLHLPDLSSVLDEDGYITFPDLSEMRFVPECAQNFLPIKSPSLIPCFLFIFFFLLTTSFSVPYALTLSFPLALCLCYLEPKAASLTASIAQGYHDHDSSEEEETDSERTDFACDGEMTATESEADEDSEMRTQDSEPPPEVVKHQTNISELKRSFLETGSNGGGGAPGLTEWEKRLSSSPLRSPRADEDPMIEPLELQDAKDEQTEQEAGPKDTVVSADQEKAVVVTENEAESAKPKAPDGVEVAAKDVPVVHTETKTITYESAEVDTNGDADPGVLLSAQTITSETTSTTTTTHITKTVKGGISETRIEKRIVITGDADIDHDEALAQAIKEAKEQHPDMSVTKVVVHKETEITPEEGED; from the exons gagcagcaggaggaggaccAGGAGTCCCACAGGTCGTCCACCAGTCGTTTGTCCAGGTCTCCCTTGAGGGGCGTGAAGAAGGTGAAGATGATGCAATGTAAGATCACGCTTCTGGACGGCTCCGACTACTCCGTCAACGTGGAG AAACGAGCCAAAGGCCAAGTGCTCCTTGATAAGGTGTGTGAATACCTCAACCTGCTGGAGAAGGACTACTTTGGCATCACATACAGAGATATAGAGAGTCAAAAg AATTGGTTGGACCCTTCCAAAGAGCTTAAGAAGCAGATCCGGA ACGGACCCTGGAACTTTTCTTTTAACGTGAAGTTTTACCCGCCAGACCCGTCGCAACTGTGCGAGGACATAACAAG GTACTACCTGTGCTTGCAGCTGAGGGATGACGTCGTTTCGGGTCGCCTGCCTTGTTCCTTTGCCACCCACACGCTGCTGGGCTCCTACACGGTGCAGTCTGAACTCGGAGACTACGACCTGGAGGAGCTGGGCAGCGACTACATCAGCGAAATCCGCTTCGCACCCAACCAGACCaaagagctggaggagaaggTCATGGAGCTCCACAAGACCTACAA GGGGATGACACCAGCTGTAGCCGAAATCCACTTCCTGGAAAATGCCAAAAAGCTGTCTATGTATGGGGTTGACCTCCATCATGCTAAG GACTCTGAAGGCGTAGAGATCATGCTGGGAGTTTGTGCAAGCGGCCTCCTCATCTACAGAGACAGGCTGCGGATCAACAGGTTTGCGTGGCCCAAAATCCTCAAGATCTCCTACAAAAGGAACAACTTTTACATCAAAATCCGACCCGGCGAG TTTGAGCAGTTTGAAAGTACGATTGGTTTCAAGCTCCCAAACCATCGCGCTGCCAAAAGGCTATGGAAGGTCTGTGTGGAGCACCACACCTTCTTCAG GCTCGTGTCTCCTGAGGCGCCACCGAAGAAGTTCCTCAGCCTCGGCTCCAAGTTTCGCTACAGCGGCAGAACCCAGGCTCAGACACGGAGCGCCAGCGCGCAGATCGCCAGGCCGGCGCCGCTGTTTGAACGCTCCTCCAGCAAACGCTACAACATGTCCCGCAGCTTAGACGGAG CTCCCATCACAGAGAACCATGAGACTCCCGTGAAAGGCAACGCCACAGACGGGGCGCCCAAAGTCATAGCTAAGGAGGACATCATCACCACGGTAACGACAGAGAGGAAGGCGGAGGAGGAGAATGCGGAGCGGGAGGATGCGCAGGAAGTTGCCGCGGAGACCGACGCCACGACGCCGCTCAGACACGACACGAAG CCCCCCTCCCCTGCGTACGCCAGCGACCCGCTGCGCTCCGAGCTCTCCCTCCCATCGTCCCCCATCTCTTCGACCAAAGTGCGGCGGAGGCGCAGGGAGAGCGGCCGCAAGCGGGCGTCGTCGGTCAGCCCGGCCAAGAGCTGCGGCGGCGGCTGCTGGCGGCGGCAGGCCCGCGCCGACCGCAAGGCCGCTCTGCTGGAGGAGCAGGCGCTGCTGCTGTCCGCCCGCAAGCAGCGCCTGGAGCGGGGTGGGCGGCGTGGGGCGGGCGGTGGCACGCTCTTCTCCTTCTCCCTGCACCTGCCCGACCTGTCCTCCGTCCTGGACGAGGACGGCTACATCACCTTCCCCGATCTGTCCGAGATGCGCTTCGTCCCGGAGTGCGCGCAGAACTTCCTCCCCATCAAGTCGCCGTCCCTCATCCCCTGCTTCCTGttcatcttcttcttcctgctcaCCACTTCCTTCTCAGTCCCCTACGCCCTCACCCTGTCCTTCCCGCTGGCGCTCTGCCTCTGCTACCTGGAGCCCAAGGCAGCCTCCCTGACCGCCTCCATAGCCCAGGGCTACCATGACCATGACagttcagaggaagaggag ACCGACAGCGAACGTACGGACTTTGCGTGTGATGGAGAGATGACCGCCACAGAG TCGGAAGCCGATGAAGACTCCGAGATGCGGACTCAG GACTCTGAGCCTCCACCCGAGGTGGTCAAGCATCAGACCAACATCAGCGAGCTGAAGCGCTCCTTCCTGGAGACCGGCAGCAATGGCGGCGGCGGCGCTCCGGGTCTGACGGAGTGGGAGAAGAGACTGTCGTCGTCACCTCTGCGCTCGCCCAGAGCGGATGAAGACCCGATGATAGAGCCGCTGGAGCTGCAGGAC GCGAAAGATGAGCAGACGGAGCAGGAGGCGGGACCTAAAGACACTGTG GTATCAGCTGACCAGGAGAAGGCGGTGGTCGTTACTGAAAACGAAGCCGAGTCCGCAAAACCAAAG GCTCCTGACGGAGTGGAGGTTGCTGCCAAAGACGTGCCTGTGGtccacacagagacaaaaaccaTCACCTACGAATCGGCCGAG GTTGACACGAACGGAGACGCGGACCCCGGGGTGCTGCTGAGCGCTCAGACCATCACCTCGGAAACCACCAGCACCACCACAACCACGCACATCACAAAG ACGGTGAAAGGAGGAATCTCAGAGACTCGAATTGAGAAGCGGATCGTCATTACCGGAGACGCAGACATCGACCACGACGAG GCTCTGGCTCAGGCCATAAAGGAAGCCAAAGAGCAGCACCCTGACATGTCAGTGACCAAAGTAGTGGTGcataaagagacagagatcaCGCCAGAGGAGGGGGAGGACTGA
- the epb41l3 gene encoding band 4.1-like protein 3 isoform X7 has product MSGGFRFFAPLKTQDSEAKQPQAKKEAEKGKSKAAADPASPQNQPEQLPAAVGHSTPARKEQEQQEEDQESHRSSTSRLSRSPLRGVKKVKMMQCKITLLDGSDYSVNVEKRAKGQVLLDKVCEYLNLLEKDYFGITYRDIESQKNWLDPSKELKKQIRNGPWNFSFNVKFYPPDPSQLCEDITRYYLCLQLRDDVVSGRLPCSFATHTLLGSYTVQSELGDYDLEELGSDYISEIRFAPNQTKELEEKVMELHKTYKGMTPAVAEIHFLENAKKLSMYGVDLHHAKDSEGVEIMLGVCASGLLIYRDRLRINRFAWPKILKISYKRNNFYIKIRPGEFEQFESTIGFKLPNHRAAKRLWKVCVEHHTFFRLVSPEAPPKKFLSLGSKFRYSGRTQAQTRSASAQIARPAPLFERSSSKRYNMSRSLDGAPITENHETPVKGNATDGAPKVIAKEDIITTVTTERKAEEENAEREDAQEVAAETDATTPLRHDTKDSEPPPEVVKHQTNISELKRSFLETGSNGGGGAPGLTEWEKRLSSSPLRSPRADEDPMIEPLELQDAKDEQTEQEAGPKDTVAAVGYLVKYVADSVVTDGATSSGPHGISLSTTMDDDVFVDGTLREEAGGKTQDSQEEEEEASDKSATKLSPGAVRQEVSQAISDKKGTLIIFKQAENKEDEETSKKEGLVDRAESETDGNKEQKRQASLKAEIKHGDVSQIRGVDSPKKAMASWISEEKVESSEVVSVFTKELKELKTLDEPQQKAEGIQPKSSPTHVTVSASLAVSAPGWVSPSHKVSADQEKAVVVTENEAESAKPKAPDGVEVAAKDVPVVHTETKTITYESAEVDTNGDADPGVLLSAQTITSETTSTTTTTHITKTVKGGISETRIEKRIVITGDADIDHDEALAQAIKEAKEQHPDMSVTKVVVHKETEITPEEGED; this is encoded by the exons gagcagcaggaggaggaccAGGAGTCCCACAGGTCGTCCACCAGTCGTTTGTCCAGGTCTCCCTTGAGGGGCGTGAAGAAGGTGAAGATGATGCAATGTAAGATCACGCTTCTGGACGGCTCCGACTACTCCGTCAACGTGGAG AAACGAGCCAAAGGCCAAGTGCTCCTTGATAAGGTGTGTGAATACCTCAACCTGCTGGAGAAGGACTACTTTGGCATCACATACAGAGATATAGAGAGTCAAAAg AATTGGTTGGACCCTTCCAAAGAGCTTAAGAAGCAGATCCGGA ACGGACCCTGGAACTTTTCTTTTAACGTGAAGTTTTACCCGCCAGACCCGTCGCAACTGTGCGAGGACATAACAAG GTACTACCTGTGCTTGCAGCTGAGGGATGACGTCGTTTCGGGTCGCCTGCCTTGTTCCTTTGCCACCCACACGCTGCTGGGCTCCTACACGGTGCAGTCTGAACTCGGAGACTACGACCTGGAGGAGCTGGGCAGCGACTACATCAGCGAAATCCGCTTCGCACCCAACCAGACCaaagagctggaggagaaggTCATGGAGCTCCACAAGACCTACAA GGGGATGACACCAGCTGTAGCCGAAATCCACTTCCTGGAAAATGCCAAAAAGCTGTCTATGTATGGGGTTGACCTCCATCATGCTAAG GACTCTGAAGGCGTAGAGATCATGCTGGGAGTTTGTGCAAGCGGCCTCCTCATCTACAGAGACAGGCTGCGGATCAACAGGTTTGCGTGGCCCAAAATCCTCAAGATCTCCTACAAAAGGAACAACTTTTACATCAAAATCCGACCCGGCGAG TTTGAGCAGTTTGAAAGTACGATTGGTTTCAAGCTCCCAAACCATCGCGCTGCCAAAAGGCTATGGAAGGTCTGTGTGGAGCACCACACCTTCTTCAG GCTCGTGTCTCCTGAGGCGCCACCGAAGAAGTTCCTCAGCCTCGGCTCCAAGTTTCGCTACAGCGGCAGAACCCAGGCTCAGACACGGAGCGCCAGCGCGCAGATCGCCAGGCCGGCGCCGCTGTTTGAACGCTCCTCCAGCAAACGCTACAACATGTCCCGCAGCTTAGACGGAG CTCCCATCACAGAGAACCATGAGACTCCCGTGAAAGGCAACGCCACAGACGGGGCGCCCAAAGTCATAGCTAAGGAGGACATCATCACCACGGTAACGACAGAGAGGAAGGCGGAGGAGGAGAATGCGGAGCGGGAGGATGCGCAGGAAGTTGCCGCGGAGACCGACGCCACGACGCCGCTCAGACACGACACGAAG GACTCTGAGCCTCCACCCGAGGTGGTCAAGCATCAGACCAACATCAGCGAGCTGAAGCGCTCCTTCCTGGAGACCGGCAGCAATGGCGGCGGCGGCGCTCCGGGTCTGACGGAGTGGGAGAAGAGACTGTCGTCGTCACCTCTGCGCTCGCCCAGAGCGGATGAAGACCCGATGATAGAGCCGCTGGAGCTGCAGGAC GCGAAAGATGAGCAGACGGAGCAGGAGGCGGGACCTAAAGACACTGTG GCGGCAGTGGGATATCTGGTGAAATACGTGGCGGATAGCGTTGTGACAGACGGGGCCACCTCCTCGGGGCCCCACGGCATTAGCCTGTCCACCACCATGGACGACGACGTCTTCGTGGACGGGACATTGAGGGAGGAGGCGGGGGGCAAAACCCAGGACtcccaggaggaggaggaagaggcatCGGACAAGTCAGCGACGAAGCTCAGCCCTGGAGCGGTGAGACAAGAAGTGTCGCAGGCCATCAGCGACAAGAAAGGCACGCTCATCATCTTTAAGCAGGCGGAGAACAAAGAGGACGAAGAAACGAGCAAAAAAGAAGGACTGGTGGACCGGGCGGAATCGGAAACCGACGGCAACAAGGAGCAGAAACGTCAAGCTTCACTAAAAGCTGAGATTAAACATGGTGACGTGAGTCAGATTAGAGGCGTCGACTCGCCAAAGAAAGCGATGGCGTCGTGGATTTCCGAGGAGAAGGTGGAGAGTTCAGAGGTCGTCAGCGTGTTTACAAAGGAATTGAAAGAGCTGAAGACTTTGGATGAGCCGCAGCAGAAAGCCGAAGGAATCCAGCCGAAGTCGAGCCCGACTCACGTTACGGTTTCTGCGTCCTTAGCTGTG TCTGCGCCTGGATGGGTTTCTCCCTCTCACAAG GTATCAGCTGACCAGGAGAAGGCGGTGGTCGTTACTGAAAACGAAGCCGAGTCCGCAAAACCAAAG GCTCCTGACGGAGTGGAGGTTGCTGCCAAAGACGTGCCTGTGGtccacacagagacaaaaaccaTCACCTACGAATCGGCCGAG GTTGACACGAACGGAGACGCGGACCCCGGGGTGCTGCTGAGCGCTCAGACCATCACCTCGGAAACCACCAGCACCACCACAACCACGCACATCACAAAG ACGGTGAAAGGAGGAATCTCAGAGACTCGAATTGAGAAGCGGATCGTCATTACCGGAGACGCAGACATCGACCACGACGAG GCTCTGGCTCAGGCCATAAAGGAAGCCAAAGAGCAGCACCCTGACATGTCAGTGACCAAAGTAGTGGTGcataaagagacagagatcaCGCCAGAGGAGGGGGAGGACTGA
- the epb41l3 gene encoding band 4.1-like protein 3 isoform X2, protein MTTESGADSEAKQPQAKKEAEKGKSKAAADPASPQNQPEQLPAAVGHSTPARKEQEQQEEDQESHRSSTSRLSRSPLRGVKKVKMMQCKITLLDGSDYSVNVEKRAKGQVLLDKVCEYLNLLEKDYFGITYRDIESQKNWLDPSKELKKQIRNGPWNFSFNVKFYPPDPSQLCEDITRYYLCLQLRDDVVSGRLPCSFATHTLLGSYTVQSELGDYDLEELGSDYISEIRFAPNQTKELEEKVMELHKTYKGMTPAVAEIHFLENAKKLSMYGVDLHHAKDSEGVEIMLGVCASGLLIYRDRLRINRFAWPKILKISYKRNNFYIKIRPGEFEQFESTIGFKLPNHRAAKRLWKVCVEHHTFFRLVSPEAPPKKFLSLGSKFRYSGRTQAQTRSASAQIARPAPLFERSSSKRYNMSRSLDGAPITENHETPVKGNATDGAPKVIAKEDIITTVTTERKAEEENAEREDAQEVAAETDATTPLRHDTKPPSPAYASDPLRSELSLPSSPISSTKVRRRRRESGRKRASSVSPAKSCGGGCWRRQARADRKAALLEEQALLLSARKQRLERGGRRGAGGGTLFSFSLHLPDLSSVLDEDGYITFPDLSEMRFVPECAQNFLPIKSPSLIPCFLFIFFFLLTTSFSVPYALTLSFPLALCLCYLEPKAASLTASIAQGYHDHDSSEEEETDSERTDFACDGEMTATESEADEDSEMRTQDSEPPPEVVKHQTNISELKRSFLETGSNGGGGAPGLTEWEKRLSSSPLRSPRADEDPMIEPLELQDAKDEQTEQEAGPKDTVAAVGYLVKYVADSVVTDGATSSGPHGISLSTTMDDDVFVDGTLREEAGGKTQDSQEEEEEASDKSATKLSPGAVRQEVSQAISDKKGTLIIFKQAENKEDEETSKKEGLVDRAESETDGNKEQKRQASLKAEIKHGDVSQIRGVDSPKKAMASWISEEKVESSEVVSVFTKELKELKTLDEPQQKAEGIQPKSSPTHVTVSASLAVSAPGWVSPSHKVSADQEKAVVVTENEAESAKPKAPDGVEVAAKDVPVVHTETKTITYESAEVDTNGDADPGVLLSAQTITSETTSTTTTTHITKTVKGGISETRIEKRIVITGDADIDHDEALAQAIKEAKEQHPDMSVTKVVVHKETEITPEEGED, encoded by the exons gagcagcaggaggaggaccAGGAGTCCCACAGGTCGTCCACCAGTCGTTTGTCCAGGTCTCCCTTGAGGGGCGTGAAGAAGGTGAAGATGATGCAATGTAAGATCACGCTTCTGGACGGCTCCGACTACTCCGTCAACGTGGAG AAACGAGCCAAAGGCCAAGTGCTCCTTGATAAGGTGTGTGAATACCTCAACCTGCTGGAGAAGGACTACTTTGGCATCACATACAGAGATATAGAGAGTCAAAAg AATTGGTTGGACCCTTCCAAAGAGCTTAAGAAGCAGATCCGGA ACGGACCCTGGAACTTTTCTTTTAACGTGAAGTTTTACCCGCCAGACCCGTCGCAACTGTGCGAGGACATAACAAG GTACTACCTGTGCTTGCAGCTGAGGGATGACGTCGTTTCGGGTCGCCTGCCTTGTTCCTTTGCCACCCACACGCTGCTGGGCTCCTACACGGTGCAGTCTGAACTCGGAGACTACGACCTGGAGGAGCTGGGCAGCGACTACATCAGCGAAATCCGCTTCGCACCCAACCAGACCaaagagctggaggagaaggTCATGGAGCTCCACAAGACCTACAA GGGGATGACACCAGCTGTAGCCGAAATCCACTTCCTGGAAAATGCCAAAAAGCTGTCTATGTATGGGGTTGACCTCCATCATGCTAAG GACTCTGAAGGCGTAGAGATCATGCTGGGAGTTTGTGCAAGCGGCCTCCTCATCTACAGAGACAGGCTGCGGATCAACAGGTTTGCGTGGCCCAAAATCCTCAAGATCTCCTACAAAAGGAACAACTTTTACATCAAAATCCGACCCGGCGAG TTTGAGCAGTTTGAAAGTACGATTGGTTTCAAGCTCCCAAACCATCGCGCTGCCAAAAGGCTATGGAAGGTCTGTGTGGAGCACCACACCTTCTTCAG GCTCGTGTCTCCTGAGGCGCCACCGAAGAAGTTCCTCAGCCTCGGCTCCAAGTTTCGCTACAGCGGCAGAACCCAGGCTCAGACACGGAGCGCCAGCGCGCAGATCGCCAGGCCGGCGCCGCTGTTTGAACGCTCCTCCAGCAAACGCTACAACATGTCCCGCAGCTTAGACGGAG CTCCCATCACAGAGAACCATGAGACTCCCGTGAAAGGCAACGCCACAGACGGGGCGCCCAAAGTCATAGCTAAGGAGGACATCATCACCACGGTAACGACAGAGAGGAAGGCGGAGGAGGAGAATGCGGAGCGGGAGGATGCGCAGGAAGTTGCCGCGGAGACCGACGCCACGACGCCGCTCAGACACGACACGAAG CCCCCCTCCCCTGCGTACGCCAGCGACCCGCTGCGCTCCGAGCTCTCCCTCCCATCGTCCCCCATCTCTTCGACCAAAGTGCGGCGGAGGCGCAGGGAGAGCGGCCGCAAGCGGGCGTCGTCGGTCAGCCCGGCCAAGAGCTGCGGCGGCGGCTGCTGGCGGCGGCAGGCCCGCGCCGACCGCAAGGCCGCTCTGCTGGAGGAGCAGGCGCTGCTGCTGTCCGCCCGCAAGCAGCGCCTGGAGCGGGGTGGGCGGCGTGGGGCGGGCGGTGGCACGCTCTTCTCCTTCTCCCTGCACCTGCCCGACCTGTCCTCCGTCCTGGACGAGGACGGCTACATCACCTTCCCCGATCTGTCCGAGATGCGCTTCGTCCCGGAGTGCGCGCAGAACTTCCTCCCCATCAAGTCGCCGTCCCTCATCCCCTGCTTCCTGttcatcttcttcttcctgctcaCCACTTCCTTCTCAGTCCCCTACGCCCTCACCCTGTCCTTCCCGCTGGCGCTCTGCCTCTGCTACCTGGAGCCCAAGGCAGCCTCCCTGACCGCCTCCATAGCCCAGGGCTACCATGACCATGACagttcagaggaagaggag ACCGACAGCGAACGTACGGACTTTGCGTGTGATGGAGAGATGACCGCCACAGAG TCGGAAGCCGATGAAGACTCCGAGATGCGGACTCAG GACTCTGAGCCTCCACCCGAGGTGGTCAAGCATCAGACCAACATCAGCGAGCTGAAGCGCTCCTTCCTGGAGACCGGCAGCAATGGCGGCGGCGGCGCTCCGGGTCTGACGGAGTGGGAGAAGAGACTGTCGTCGTCACCTCTGCGCTCGCCCAGAGCGGATGAAGACCCGATGATAGAGCCGCTGGAGCTGCAGGAC GCGAAAGATGAGCAGACGGAGCAGGAGGCGGGACCTAAAGACACTGTG GCGGCAGTGGGATATCTGGTGAAATACGTGGCGGATAGCGTTGTGACAGACGGGGCCACCTCCTCGGGGCCCCACGGCATTAGCCTGTCCACCACCATGGACGACGACGTCTTCGTGGACGGGACATTGAGGGAGGAGGCGGGGGGCAAAACCCAGGACtcccaggaggaggaggaagaggcatCGGACAAGTCAGCGACGAAGCTCAGCCCTGGAGCGGTGAGACAAGAAGTGTCGCAGGCCATCAGCGACAAGAAAGGCACGCTCATCATCTTTAAGCAGGCGGAGAACAAAGAGGACGAAGAAACGAGCAAAAAAGAAGGACTGGTGGACCGGGCGGAATCGGAAACCGACGGCAACAAGGAGCAGAAACGTCAAGCTTCACTAAAAGCTGAGATTAAACATGGTGACGTGAGTCAGATTAGAGGCGTCGACTCGCCAAAGAAAGCGATGGCGTCGTGGATTTCCGAGGAGAAGGTGGAGAGTTCAGAGGTCGTCAGCGTGTTTACAAAGGAATTGAAAGAGCTGAAGACTTTGGATGAGCCGCAGCAGAAAGCCGAAGGAATCCAGCCGAAGTCGAGCCCGACTCACGTTACGGTTTCTGCGTCCTTAGCTGTG TCTGCGCCTGGATGGGTTTCTCCCTCTCACAAG GTATCAGCTGACCAGGAGAAGGCGGTGGTCGTTACTGAAAACGAAGCCGAGTCCGCAAAACCAAAG GCTCCTGACGGAGTGGAGGTTGCTGCCAAAGACGTGCCTGTGGtccacacagagacaaaaaccaTCACCTACGAATCGGCCGAG GTTGACACGAACGGAGACGCGGACCCCGGGGTGCTGCTGAGCGCTCAGACCATCACCTCGGAAACCACCAGCACCACCACAACCACGCACATCACAAAG ACGGTGAAAGGAGGAATCTCAGAGACTCGAATTGAGAAGCGGATCGTCATTACCGGAGACGCAGACATCGACCACGACGAG GCTCTGGCTCAGGCCATAAAGGAAGCCAAAGAGCAGCACCCTGACATGTCAGTGACCAAAGTAGTGGTGcataaagagacagagatcaCGCCAGAGGAGGGGGAGGACTGA